One window of Acidobacteriota bacterium genomic DNA carries:
- a CDS encoding GldG family protein: protein MTTSKQEIKGRALAIGSKSLALVLLAVLLAIVNYFGWKYHQRSDWTSTQLYSLSERTENLLGGLDQDVEAVVFLDPLDPLYSPVTEILARYEAASSRFSVRSIDAARNPLEAQALAERYDLASDAVVLVGQDDRQVILRDDLADFDYSGIQQGRPPEVSAFRGEGRFTGALIDLVEKRRPKVRFTTGHGEIVGGSAAGSSLTVLRRLLTDDNFEIEEWASLGQGSVPEDTDLLVIAGPGSGFAPPELDVFDRYLSDGGRMLVLLDPVLAPTGDGSLLDVGLEGWLEGWGIEVGKNVVVDPAGVLPFFGPETLFISNFDRHPITRSVDDGGLAVLVSLARSVAAGTAPEGFRATELLRTSSEGWGESDIASVERGEGDLFGPVPLGVVVEESKVPEAEEIDGEGGDPSSSGPTRLVVFGDSDFAADQLLQARDANVVLLIDALNWLVERESLLGIPPKEPERVRLSMTGTELAWTIAFALLVLPGLGIILGVVMYRRRRR from the coding sequence ATGACGACCTCCAAGCAAGAGATCAAGGGCCGGGCCTTGGCGATCGGCTCGAAGAGCCTGGCGCTGGTGTTGCTGGCGGTGCTCCTCGCCATCGTCAACTACTTCGGTTGGAAGTACCACCAGCGCTCGGACTGGACGAGCACTCAGCTCTACAGCCTGTCCGAGCGCACGGAAAATCTGCTCGGCGGCCTCGACCAGGACGTCGAGGCGGTGGTGTTTCTCGATCCGCTGGACCCGCTGTACAGCCCGGTGACGGAGATCCTGGCGCGCTACGAGGCGGCGAGTTCGCGCTTTTCGGTGCGCAGTATCGATGCGGCGAGGAATCCGCTCGAGGCCCAGGCCCTCGCCGAGCGCTACGACCTGGCGAGCGACGCGGTGGTGTTGGTGGGGCAGGACGATCGCCAGGTGATCCTGCGCGACGACCTGGCGGACTTCGACTACTCCGGCATCCAACAGGGCCGGCCGCCGGAGGTTTCGGCCTTCAGAGGCGAAGGGCGCTTCACCGGCGCGCTGATCGACCTGGTCGAGAAGCGCCGGCCGAAGGTGCGCTTCACCACCGGTCACGGCGAGATCGTTGGAGGCTCGGCTGCCGGCAGTTCCCTGACCGTCCTGCGCCGGTTGCTGACGGATGACAACTTCGAGATCGAAGAGTGGGCGAGCCTCGGTCAAGGGTCGGTGCCCGAGGATACGGACCTGCTGGTGATCGCCGGTCCCGGCTCGGGATTTGCGCCCCCGGAGCTCGACGTCTTCGACCGGTATCTCAGCGACGGCGGCCGCATGCTGGTGCTGCTCGATCCGGTGCTCGCCCCCACCGGCGACGGCTCGCTGCTGGACGTAGGTCTCGAAGGGTGGCTGGAGGGGTGGGGCATCGAAGTGGGGAAAAACGTGGTGGTCGATCCGGCCGGGGTTCTGCCGTTCTTCGGTCCTGAGACCCTGTTCATCTCCAACTTCGACCGCCATCCGATCACCCGCTCCGTTGACGATGGCGGCCTGGCGGTGCTGGTGAGCCTGGCGCGTTCGGTGGCCGCCGGTACCGCGCCGGAAGGCTTCCGAGCCACTGAACTGCTGCGCACTTCGAGCGAAGGTTGGGGCGAATCGGATATCGCCAGCGTTGAGCGCGGCGAAGGGGATCTCTTCGGCCCGGTGCCTCTGGGGGTGGTGGTCGAGGAGTCGAAGGTTCCCGAGGCGGAAGAGATCGACGGTGAAGGCGGAGACCCTTCGTCCTCGGGGCCGACGCGCCTGGTCGTTTTCGGCGACTCGGACTTCGCCGCCGATCAGCTCCTGCAGGCGCGCGACGCCAACGTGGTGCTGCTGATCGATGCTCTCAACTGGCTGGTCGAGCGGGAGTCACTGCTGGGCATTCCGCCCAAGGAGCCGGAGCGGGTGCGCTTGTCGATGACCGGTACGGAACTGGCCTGGACCATCGCTTTCGCCCTGCTGGTGCTGCCCGGGTTGGGGATCATCCTCGGTGTGGTGATGTACCGCCGGCGGCGGAGGTAA